DNA from bacterium:
AAGTATAAGAATAAATTCTTCACCGCCGAATCTTCCGCAAATATCGACCAAACGGGCTGTATCCAGAATTATTTTGGCAATTTCTTTGAGGACGATGTCTCCAAAAGCATGCCCGTAAGTATCGTTGACACTCTTGAAATGATCGGCGTCAAACATCAGCACTGATAACGGCCTTTTATAACGAGCAGCACGGCGGTATTCATCTTCAAGTTTACGATTGATATAACGACGATTGTACAGTTTGGTCAATTCATCTGTTACTGAAAGTTCTTCGAGCTGTTTATTTGCCTGGCGGAGAGAATCATTGAGTTGTTTAATTCGAAGCATCGACCGAATTCGGGCGGTTAACTCGCTCATATCGTACGGCTTGGTCAAATATTCATCGGCGCCGCAGTCGAGGCCTTCGATTTTACTCATTAATTCACTTTTGGCTGTCAGTAGGATGATCGGAATAAACATGCCTTCCGGAGTAGCTTTGACGCGTTTGCAAACTTCAAAGCCGTTGAGTTTGGGCATCATGACGTCAAGGAGCATGATGTCAGGTACAAGCGCTTCGGCTTTTTGCAAAGCTTCTTCTCCGTCTTTGGCCGTATGGACTTCGTACTTCATTTTTGTAAGCAGAAGTTTCAAAATATACAAGCCGTCCTCGTCGTCGTCTACAACCAGTACGCGTACTTTTTTCTCAATACCGGCTTCGGCGATATCCGTTTCACTAGGGCTGAGTAGGGTCATCCTTCATCCTCGATGGGTTAAAAATCACCTATAGAAGGTTTGAGAGTAATTTCTTCAATTGTATTATTCAGCGATTGTTCATAAGCAAATAAAACCGCTTTGGCGACATCTTGCGTTTCCAACATCTTTGAGGTATCGAAGTTGCTGTTTTGTTCTTCCCAAAATGGCGTATTAACAGCGCCGGGAATTACGGCCGTCACTTTGATGTTGAATGCTCTCATTTCTTCTCTTAAAACTTCAGTAAATCCTAAAAGGCCGAATTTAGAAGCTGAGTAAGCGCCACAATTAGGAAAGCCTTTTTTACCGGCCGTCGAGACAATATTAAAAATATGCGGCCGGTCGCTTTGACGCAGCAAAGGAATCGCTCGCTGTGTCATAAGAAAAGCTCCGGTCAGATTGATACCTATAGTTTGTTGCCAATGTTCAATCGATGTTTCGGTAATCGGTTCAAAATAGCCAATTCCGGCATTATTGATCATGACGTCAATCTGATGCGTCACCGATCGAATAGCTTCAAAAGTTTTGGTCACATCCGCAACGGATGCTACATCACAGACAAAAGGATGAATCGAGTTGAAACGCCGGGTCAGTTGGTCTAAACGCTGTTGGGTCTTTGCTACGGCAATAATTTCAAATTGCCGTTCAATGAATGCCTCGACTAAAGCTGCGCCAATCCCTTTCGTTGCTCCCGTGATTAACGCAAACCTGCTCATGCCATTCAATGTTAATATATCTGACGTTACTCAGAAAAAATACAAAAAGATGACCGCAGTTTCAATAGCTTTTTTCCCGTTCAGGCTGGTCATTTACGTATAATATCGTGAATCAGGCTCGCGAGATTTTCTGTGGAAGGTTGATTCGAAGCATCTTCAATGGCCTTCAGGATATTGAATTGATCATTTGGTTCGGCCGCTTTTTTAGGTTGACGCTTCAATCTTTTGGCAACCATCAATAACTGTTGCAATTGAGTTTCATTCATCGCTTCAATGAGTTCTAACAGTTTTTCTTTTGGTTGAGGGTCCGAGAAATCAATATCACGAATGGACACGGATAATTCTTTATCATCGGTCTCCATTTCACTGTCGTCAAAAACAATACGCATAAATCTTTTTTATCCCAAGTAGATGGCCACTAAGCCGATCAGCATGTCCAGTTTAAGTAAATTGCTTAATCGATTCAAGTTTTTCGGAGAAAAATTTTTCCATACGGAAAAAATTGTAAAGAAAATTACAGGGTAGATCCCAATCAATACAATGGAAAAATACAATCCGGAATACTTTTGAAGCAAAAACGCCCAAAGGGTGAAACCGATCAAAGCAATAAAGGTAATCGTTGTTACTATTTGAGCGGCTTGAACTCCATACGCAATCGGTAATGTTCGCGCACCTAACAATGCATCGCCTTCCATGTCTTCCATGTCTTTGATGATTTCTCTGCCGAAGTGAAATAGGAATGAAAAAATAGCTGGAAAAAAAATTTCTTCAATTTTTCCGATTGCGACGCCACCGTATATAAAAGCGAGCGCCGTTAATAAGCTAACAACAAAATTTCCCCATATCGGTGTACGTTTTAGGTGTGTACTGTAGAAAAATAACATTACGAACGACACGATGGCGATGCAAAGACATTGCCAGTTGATCAAACCCGCTATCCAAATTCCGGCTGCTGAAACGACAATCCATAAAATTCGTACATTGGCTGGAGTAATGGAGCCAGCCACAAGAGGTCGTGACGGCTTATTAATTCGGTCGATGTCCAGGTCGTAATAATCGTTAATGGCATTGGCTGCGCCGCAGATTAATGCGGCGGATAAGGCCGCTTCAATGGCCGCTTCCCATGGGATCATTTGGTCATCGGCTGCAATTGCTACCGCTACAATGACCGAAACGAATGCAATAAGAACATTGAGAGGACGGAGAATTTGCAAATACGGTTTGATCATAAAATAAAATTAAAAAAGGGCATGCAATGCATACCCTTTTCTATTGAATACGATGGTATTATCAGAATTTATGCGTCGGCTTTGGGTTGTTCGGCTGGAGTTTCGACCCATTCAGCTACACGCGCGCCTTTGCCTTTGCGTCCTCTGAGATAGAAGAGTTTGGCGCGGCGGACACGCCCTTTTCGTACAACACTGATTTGTGCAATACGAGGGGAGTGGAGGAGAAAAATTCTCTCCACGCCAACACCATTGGAAATTTTACGAACTGTAAAGCTTGCCTGGATTCCGCTACCGCGGCGTTGTAATACTACGCCCTCAAAAGTTTGCAGGCGTTCTTTATCGCCTTCGATGACTTTTACCTGCACGGCAACCGTATCGCCGGGACGAAATTCGGGAATATCGGTACGTAATTGCGACGCCGTGTATGCACTCACTGGATTCATTGTTTCCTCCGTTATACGTGTATATTAATTATTTTTTTTTCGTTGTTTGATATACCAAATCCGGTCTGACTTTCCGGGTAATTTCTTTTTTCTTTTCTTCGCGCCATTGTGTGATCGCTGCATGATTACCGGACAATAATGCCTCAGGAACTTTCATGCCTCGATACTCGTCCGGGCGTGTGTAATAAGGACAATCAAGCAATTCATCCTGAAACGAATCTGTCAGAGCCGATATCGAGTCATGCAATGCGCCTGGAATTAACCTAATCGCAGCATCGATCATAACCATTGCAGGCAATTCACCGCCCGTCAACACGTAATCGCCGACTGAACAAGCGTCGGTAATCAGTTTATCATGGACGCGTTCGTCAATGCCTTTGTAGTGACCACAAATGAAGATCAGGCGTGTCTGCAATGACAATTCGACGGCTTTTTTTTGCGTAAAAACTTCGCCTTGAGGCATTGGCGCGATGATGCGTACATCCGATCCGACAAAGTCGCGTACATGGTTCGCAGAGCTTATTTCGGGCAAGCCGAGTAAATCTTCGATGCATGCAAAAATCGGATCGGCCTTGAGAATCATTCCGCCGCCGCCGCCGTAAGGAGTATCATCAATGGTACGATGTTTATCCGTCGTATATCGGCGAAGATCATGCGTTGTAATCGTTACCAATCCTTGTTTGACCGCACGCGCTATAATGCTTTGCGACAAAGGGCCGTCAAGCATCGTCGGAAAGGCGGTAATGATGTCAATCTGCAGCGCCATAAAAAATTTTAAAGAACATTAATCTAACAAACCGGGGATCACTTTGATCGTCACGGTCTTTTTTTTCGTATCGATTTTTTTTATAAATTCTTCAACAGCCGGAACCAGCTTTTTCGTGCCGTTACAATTAATTTCATATACTTCATGTGCCGGCATCTTCACGATATCACTCACTATTCCAACGGAATCACTGTTTTCATTAACCACTTTAAAACCAATCAAATCGGCAATATAAAATTCATCCGCCGGCAACTCATCCAATTCGCTTCGATCAATAGTAACATATCCTTGTGCATATTTTTCAGCATCGGTGCGATTGGTAATTTCCTGCAGTTTTATAATACCGCCTTGCGGAATTTTACGAATCGATTCAATATGCATAATATGAAACTGATCAAAACGATTGTGCACGTACACTTCAGTTTCTTTTTCCAGCGTCAAAATATAAGAATTGGCTGGAATAATTTTCAGTTCGCCTTTGATACCGTGGCTCCGCAAAATTTTTGCGATGGAAATTCTTGTTTTATTTTGCGAAGTCAAAATAGTTATGCGATTCTTTCAATCGCCTTTTATTCCAAAATCTCCAGCACGGCACGTTTACCGGCACGGGCGGAAGCGGCGGCCAGCAGAGTACGGAGCGCTTTGGCGTTTTGACCGCGTTTGCCGATCACTTTACCCAGATCGCCTTGACCGACTTTGAGTTCGAATACCGTTACGCGTTCGCCGTCTACTTCTGTGACTACGACTTCTTCCGGCTTATCCACCAGATGCTTCACGATGAATTCGATAAAGTTCTGCATCGCCATTCCTCCTTCAATTAGAGTTTACAGTTCAGTCGCAACTATCACGTTCAGAGAATCCAAATTCAAATTATTCGCTGGCTGCTGCTGTGCTGCCTTCCTGCTGAGGCTGGGTTTTTTTCTTTACCGCCTTGGTTTTTTTAATACGTTTTTCTGCGGCTTTTTTGACCTGATTGGCTTGCCATTTTTCCATTTCGGCTTGAATTTGTTCAGTAGTCAAACCTTTTGCGGTCAAACGCCATTTATGTAAAATACCAACTTTACGAAATAAGCTTTTAACGGTATCCGACGGCTGTGCGCCGCGCTGTAGCCATTTGATCGCTTTGGCTTCATCGACGTTCAATTGAGGCGGCGTGACAATCGAATTATAAGTACCAATTTTTTCGACAAATGCGCCGTTACGGGGTTTGGTCGAGTGCGCAGCGACGATTTTATAAAACGGTCTGTGCGTCTTTCCGGCTCGTTGCATTCTGAGCTTTAACAAGTGATTCCTCCGAAGTTAGTTTTTAATGAATATTAAAATAAAAATAATATATAAATGTTAATAACATACTACATGGGCTGTAAGTTTAATAAACTCAATCTTCATTAGCAAATATTTTTTTCGTCGACAATATGGTCACATCTTTCCGAATGGCATCATTTTCATCAGGTCGTTGGGATTCATTTTGCCCATTTTTTTCATCATTTTTTTCATATCATCGAATTGTTTAAGAAGCCGGTTAACTTCCTGAACAGAGGTTCCGCTTCCCCGGGCGATACGCATGCGTCTTTTACCATCTAAAATCTGAGGTTTAGAGCGCTCCATTTTGGTCATCGAAGAAATAATGGCAGTCATATGTATCATGACTTTATCGTCAATATTCAGATTTTTCATTTTGTTACCGAGACCGGGAATCATACCGAGAATACTTTCGAGAGAACCGAGCTTTTTGATCTGCTTCAATTGATCGGCAAAATCTTCAAGCGAGAATTCATTTTTTCGGAATTTTTCTTCGAGTTCTTTCGCTTTTTCAAGGTCAATGGTTTCTTGTGCTTTTTCGACAAGCGTTACGATATCGCCCATACCGAGAATGCGCGAAGCCATACGTTCGGGATGGAATTCCTCGATGGCATCCATTTTTTCGCCGGTGCCGATGAATTTGATCGGTTTGCCGGTAATACTCCGGATCGAAAGTGCTGCACCGCCGCGGGCATCGCCGTCGAGTTTGGTAAGAACAACACCGTTAAAATCTATGCGAGCAGAAAATTCTTTAGCCGTATTCACCGCGTCCTGACCAGTCATGCCGTCGGCGACGAATAAAATTTCAGATGGTGACGTTTGTGTTTTGATCCGTTCGAGTTCCTGCATCAATGCGTCATCGATGTGCAAGCGTCCAGCCGTGTCGAGAATGATCGTATCTTTACTATGTTCGCGAGCATAAGCAATCGCATCGGTGCAGATTTTTACTGGATCGTTACTGCCGGCTTCCTGTGACGTATACGTCAGGATATCAAGCGACTGTCCGAGCACACGTAATTGATCCGCGGCGGCAGGGCGGTAGACGTCAGCAGCAACCAACATCGGATCGCGGCCTTTTTTGCGCAGATAGTTGGCCAGTTTGCCGCTCAAGGTTGTTTTACCTGAACCTTGCAAACCGACGATCATAACAACCGACGGCAGGCCTGAAAACTGAATCGGTGCGTTTTCACCACCCAGCGTGGCCACTAATTCATCATGAATAATTTTGACTAATTGTTGAGCCGGGCTGACGCTCTGCAACACTTCCTGACCAAGTGCGAGCGTCGTGGCTTTATCAATAAATTCTTTGACGACTTTGTAATTAACATCCGCCTCGAGTAAAGCAACGCGTACGTCACGGAGCGCATCCTGAATATTTTTTTCATTGATGGTGCTACGCCCGCCAAGTTTGCGGAATACATTTTCGAGTTTGCCGGATAATTCAGTGAACATTGTTTTATATTCCTGTTACTTCTCTACTAGCTTTGAGAGGCATTCATTAGTAATAATAATAGTAGCTGGCAACATTGCTCAATCTTTTTTCTTACGTTCTTCTCTGCGTCGATCCGCTTCTTTCAGAGTTTTTTTGCGGAGACGCATCGTCAGCGGCGTAATTTCGACTAATTCGTCATCGTTAATGAATTCGATATAATCTTCGAGGCTCATCGGACGAACAGGTTCGAGACGGACCGCTTCATCCGAACCGGATGCACGCATGTTAGTCAACTTCTTGCCTTTGCCGACATTGACGACGAGATCGTTTTCACGCGAGTGTTTGCCGACGATCATACCTTCATATACTTTCGTTTGCGGGTTTACGATCAATTCGCCGCGGTCTTGTAATCCAAATAGCGCATACGCGACGGTTTCGGTGTTTTCCATCGAGATCAAAACGCCGTTGGTGCGGCCGGCGATGTCTCCGCGATACGGTTCGTAACTGTGGAAAACGTGATTCATCACGCCTGTGCCGCGCGTGTCGGTAAGGAATTCACCACGGTATCCAATCAATCCTCGCGCCGGAATTAAAAATTCAATTTTAACCTGTTTATTGTCGAGGTGAATCAGGTTTTTCATTTCCGCTTTGCGTTTGCCGAGTTTTTCGATCACGACGCCCATATAATCTTCGGGTACATCGATCGTCAGATATTCCATCGGCTCGTTCCACTCGCCGTCAACTTTTTTCATAATCACTTCCGGGCGGGAAACCTGAAATTCAAACCCTTCACGGCGCATGTTTTCGATCAAAATGCACAAATGTAATTCACCGCGTCCTGAAACTTTGAACGTGTCCATGCTATCGGTA
Protein-coding regions in this window:
- the rplS gene encoding 50S ribosomal protein L19 yields the protein MNPVSAYTASQLRTDIPEFRPGDTVAVQVKVIEGDKERLQTFEGVVLQRRGSGIQASFTVRKISNGVGVERIFLLHSPRIAQISVVRKGRVRRAKLFYLRGRKGKGARVAEWVETPAEQPKADA
- a CDS encoding SDR family NAD(P)-dependent oxidoreductase — translated: MSRFALITGATKGIGAALVEAFIERQFEIIAVAKTQQRLDQLTRRFNSIHPFVCDVASVADVTKTFEAIRSVTHQIDVMINNAGIGYFEPITETSIEHWQQTIGINLTGAFLMTQRAIPLLRQSDRPHIFNIVSTAGKKGFPNCGAYSASKFGLLGFTEVLREEMRAFNIKVTAVIPGAVNTPFWEEQNSNFDTSKMLETQDVAKAVLFAYEQSLNNTIEEITLKPSIGDF
- a CDS encoding geranylgeranylglycerol-phosphate geranylgeranyltransferase, whose protein sequence is MIKPYLQILRPLNVLIAFVSVIVAVAIAADDQMIPWEAAIEAALSAALICGAANAINDYYDLDIDRINKPSRPLVAGSITPANVRILWIVVSAAGIWIAGLINWQCLCIAIVSFVMLFFYSTHLKRTPIWGNFVVSLLTALAFIYGGVAIGKIEEIFFPAIFSFLFHFGREIIKDMEDMEGDALLGARTLPIAYGVQAAQIVTTITFIALIGFTLWAFLLQKYSGLYFSIVLIGIYPVIFFTIFSVWKNFSPKNLNRLSNLLKLDMLIGLVAIYLG
- a CDS encoding KH domain-containing protein, whose translation is MQNFIEFIVKHLVDKPEEVVVTEVDGERVTVFELKVGQGDLGKVIGKRGQNAKALRTLLAAASARAGKRAVLEILE
- the ffh gene encoding signal recognition particle protein, which encodes MFTELSGKLENVFRKLGGRSTINEKNIQDALRDVRVALLEADVNYKVVKEFIDKATTLALGQEVLQSVSPAQQLVKIIHDELVATLGGENAPIQFSGLPSVVMIVGLQGSGKTTLSGKLANYLRKKGRDPMLVAADVYRPAAADQLRVLGQSLDILTYTSQEAGSNDPVKICTDAIAYAREHSKDTIILDTAGRLHIDDALMQELERIKTQTSPSEILFVADGMTGQDAVNTAKEFSARIDFNGVVLTKLDGDARGGAALSIRSITGKPIKFIGTGEKMDAIEEFHPERMASRILGMGDIVTLVEKAQETIDLEKAKELEEKFRKNEFSLEDFADQLKQIKKLGSLESILGMIPGLGNKMKNLNIDDKVMIHMTAIISSMTKMERSKPQILDGKRRMRIARGSGTSVQEVNRLLKQFDDMKKMMKKMGKMNPNDLMKMMPFGKM
- a CDS encoding diguanylate cyclase, translated to MTLLSPSETDIAEAGIEKKVRVLVVDDDEDGLYILKLLLTKMKYEVHTAKDGEEALQKAEALVPDIMLLDVMMPKLNGFEVCKRVKATPEGMFIPIILLTAKSELMSKIEGLDCGADEYLTKPYDMSELTARIRSMLRIKQLNDSLRQANKQLEELSVTDELTKLYNRRYINRKLEDEYRRAARYKRPLSVLMFDADHFKSVNDTYGHAFGDIVLKEIAKIILDTARLVDICGRFGGEEFILILPDTDIDRSFIVGDRIRKNVETHEFKDAVNSINRTISVGVAAIPDDRITDEFQLVEWADKALYEAKQTGRNKVILYNEVAEYKNGR
- the rpsP gene encoding 30S ribosomal protein S16 codes for the protein MLKLRMQRAGKTHRPFYKIVAAHSTKPRNGAFVEKIGTYNSIVTPPQLNVDEAKAIKWLQRGAQPSDTVKSLFRKVGILHKWRLTAKGLTTEQIQAEMEKWQANQVKKAAEKRIKKTKAVKKKTQPQQEGSTAAASE
- the rimM gene encoding ribosome maturation factor RimM (Essential for efficient processing of 16S rRNA), which encodes MTSQNKTRISIAKILRSHGIKGELKIIPANSYILTLEKETEVYVHNRFDQFHIMHIESIRKIPQGGIIKLQEITNRTDAEKYAQGYVTIDRSELDELPADEFYIADLIGFKVVNENSDSVGIVSDIVKMPAHEVYEINCNGTKKLVPAVEEFIKKIDTKKKTVTIKVIPGLLD
- the trmD gene encoding tRNA (guanosine(37)-N1)-methyltransferase TrmD; this translates as MQIDIITAFPTMLDGPLSQSIIARAVKQGLVTITTHDLRRYTTDKHRTIDDTPYGGGGGMILKADPIFACIEDLLGLPEISSANHVRDFVGSDVRIIAPMPQGEVFTQKKAVELSLQTRLIFICGHYKGIDERVHDKLITDACSVGDYVLTGGELPAMVMIDAAIRLIPGALHDSISALTDSFQDELLDCPYYTRPDEYRGMKVPEALLSGNHAAITQWREEKKKEITRKVRPDLVYQTTKKK